From the Microbacterium thalassium genome, one window contains:
- a CDS encoding xylulokinase → MSADAIAAGRTALGIELGSTRIKACLVDAGDPTTVLAVGSHEWENRFEGRMWTYSLEDVWSGLQAAYADLVADAERRHGIRPTSFGSIGVSAMMHGYLAFDEAGELLVPFRTWRNSTTGPAAAELSDLFGVNIPLRWSIAHLHQAILDGETHVGDIRFFTTLAGYVHWKLTGEKVLGVGDASGMFPIDSEACDYDAELIRRFDDLVAVSPLTGPVRDLLPEVLAAGQAAGELTALGARLLDPTGALAAGIPLCPPEGDAGTGMVATNAVAPRTGNVSAGTSIFAMVVLEHPLESAHHELDLVTTPAGDAVAMVHCNNGASELAAWAGMFGRFAAAAGAELSGDQVFDVLFREALAGEADAGGLLAYNHLAGEPIAGLEEGRPLFVRTPDSRFTLANVMRAQLYGVFGTLALGMRVLDGEGVALDRMFAHGGMFRTAGVAQRFLAGALGAPVAVGDTASEGGAWGIAVLAAYLEHAADTDLSAYLDDSVFAGAAVDVAEPDPADVAGFTSYLDRYRAGLAAERAAVEAL, encoded by the coding sequence ATGAGCGCCGACGCGATCGCCGCCGGGCGCACCGCGCTCGGCATCGAGCTCGGCTCGACCCGCATCAAGGCGTGTCTCGTCGACGCCGGCGACCCGACGACGGTGCTCGCCGTCGGCAGCCACGAGTGGGAGAACCGCTTCGAGGGCCGGATGTGGACATACTCCCTCGAGGACGTCTGGTCGGGTCTTCAGGCCGCCTACGCCGACCTCGTCGCCGATGCCGAGCGGCGCCACGGCATCCGTCCCACCTCCTTCGGGTCGATCGGGGTCTCGGCGATGATGCACGGCTACCTCGCTTTCGACGAGGCCGGCGAGCTCCTCGTGCCCTTCCGCACGTGGCGGAACTCCACGACCGGCCCGGCCGCGGCTGAGCTCAGCGACCTGTTCGGCGTGAACATCCCGCTGCGCTGGTCGATCGCCCATCTGCACCAGGCGATCCTCGACGGCGAGACGCACGTCGGCGACATCCGGTTCTTCACGACCCTCGCCGGGTACGTGCACTGGAAGCTGACGGGTGAGAAGGTGCTCGGCGTCGGCGACGCATCCGGCATGTTCCCCATCGACTCCGAGGCGTGCGACTACGACGCCGAGCTGATCCGTCGCTTCGACGACCTCGTCGCGGTGAGCCCGCTGACCGGCCCCGTGCGCGACCTGCTGCCCGAGGTCCTCGCGGCGGGGCAGGCGGCGGGTGAACTCACCGCCCTGGGCGCGCGCCTGCTCGACCCCACGGGGGCACTGGCCGCCGGCATCCCGCTGTGTCCCCCCGAGGGCGACGCCGGCACCGGCATGGTCGCGACGAACGCCGTGGCACCCCGCACCGGCAACGTCAGCGCCGGCACGAGCATCTTCGCGATGGTCGTGCTCGAGCACCCGCTCGAGAGCGCGCATCACGAACTCGACCTCGTCACGACGCCCGCGGGCGACGCCGTCGCGATGGTGCACTGCAACAACGGCGCCAGCGAGCTCGCCGCGTGGGCCGGCATGTTCGGGCGCTTCGCGGCCGCCGCCGGCGCCGAGCTCAGCGGCGATCAGGTGTTCGACGTCCTCTTCCGCGAAGCGCTCGCCGGAGAGGCGGATGCCGGGGGCCTGCTGGCCTACAACCACCTCGCCGGCGAGCCGATCGCCGGGCTCGAGGAGGGGCGGCCGCTGTTCGTCCGCACGCCCGACAGCCGGTTCACGCTCGCCAACGTGATGCGCGCTCAGCTGTACGGCGTCTTCGGGACGCTCGCCCTCGGCATGCGCGTGCTCGACGGCGAGGGCGTGGCGCTGGACCGGATGTTCGCTCACGGCGGCATGTTCCGCACCGCCGGCGTCGCGCAGCGCTTCCTCGCCGGTGCGCTCGGCGCCCCGGTCGCGGTCGGCGACACCGCGAGCGAAGGCGGCGCCTGGGGCATCGCGGTGCTCGCGGCCTACCTCGAGCATGCCGCCGACACCGACCTCTCGGCGTATCTCGACGACAGCGTCTTCGCGGGCGCGGCCGTCGACGTCGCCGAGC
- a CDS encoding L-ribulose-5-phosphate 4-epimerase, with product MSDLDEAIARVRADVARLHGELVRYGLVVWTGGNVSGRVPGADLFVIKPSGVSYDDLAPENMILCDLDGNVIPGTPGSDRSPSSDTAAHAYVYRNMPEVGGVVHTHSTYAVAWAARGEEIPCVITGMADEFGGPIPIGPFAIIGDDSIGRGIVETLSGHRSRAVLMQNHGPFTIGVNAKDAVKAAVMCEDAARSVHIAREAGPLIPIPQERIDALYNRYQNVYGQASDARREDEADE from the coding sequence ATGTCCGATCTCGATGAGGCGATCGCGCGGGTTCGTGCCGATGTCGCGCGGCTGCACGGTGAGCTGGTCCGGTACGGCCTGGTGGTGTGGACGGGCGGGAACGTGTCGGGTCGTGTGCCGGGTGCGGATCTGTTCGTGATCAAGCCGTCGGGTGTCTCGTACGACGATCTGGCGCCGGAGAACATGATCCTGTGCGATCTGGACGGCAACGTGATCCCGGGCACGCCCGGCAGCGACCGCAGCCCCTCGAGCGACACGGCGGCGCACGCGTACGTGTACCGGAACATGCCCGAGGTCGGCGGTGTGGTGCACACGCATTCGACGTACGCGGTGGCGTGGGCGGCGCGGGGCGAGGAGATCCCGTGTGTGATCACGGGGATGGCGGATGAGTTCGGCGGTCCGATCCCGATCGGCCCGTTCGCGATCATCGGGGACGATTCGATCGGCCGGGGGATCGTCGAGACGCTGAGCGGTCATCGTTCGCGGGCGGTGCTGATGCAGAACCACGGCCCGTTCACGATCGGCGTGAATGCGAAGGATGCCGTCAAGGCGGCGGTGATGTGCGAGGACGCGGCGCGTTCGGTGCACATCGCCCGTGAGGCCGGGCCCCTCATCCCGATCCCGCAGGAGCGGATCGACGCGCTCTACAACCGCTACCAGAACGTGTACGGCCAGGCGAGCGACGCCCGCCGCGAGGACGAGGCCGACGAATGA
- a CDS encoding LacI family DNA-binding transcriptional regulator — protein MSSSGRVGVREVARAAGVSTQTVSRVINGAASVRPETRDRVVAAMAELGYRVNNAARSLGTRTTRTIGVVASDADLYGPATAIAELEAAARRSGRWIATAYADAADPASVDAAAEHLLSQGVDGMILVAPHEPTMSAVERRVLDVPLVAMHGGEGAAAQTAGAALAVEHLAGLGHRRIARLGGARDWIEETARAAGFAAALEKTGLIVVAEWRGDWSARSGFGAAGDVAAAVAAEEGPTAIVVANDQMALGLIAGLSAAGLDVPGDVSIMGFDDNPDAAFYRPALTTIRLDIAGEARRCVAAALATVSDEPAAPAHLVVRSSTAAI, from the coding sequence ATGTCCAGCAGCGGTCGTGTCGGCGTGCGAGAGGTCGCGCGGGCCGCCGGGGTGTCCACGCAGACCGTCTCGCGCGTCATCAACGGCGCCGCGAGCGTGCGGCCCGAGACGCGCGACCGGGTCGTGGCGGCGATGGCCGAGCTCGGGTACCGCGTGAACAACGCCGCGCGATCGCTCGGAACCCGCACGACCCGCACGATCGGCGTCGTGGCCAGCGACGCGGACCTCTACGGGCCGGCGACGGCCATCGCGGAGCTCGAGGCGGCCGCCCGGAGGAGCGGGCGATGGATCGCGACGGCGTACGCGGATGCCGCCGATCCCGCCTCGGTGGATGCTGCGGCCGAGCATCTGCTGTCGCAGGGGGTCGACGGCATGATCCTCGTCGCCCCGCACGAGCCGACGATGAGCGCGGTCGAGCGCCGCGTGCTCGACGTGCCGCTCGTCGCGATGCACGGGGGAGAGGGCGCGGCGGCGCAGACGGCGGGAGCCGCGCTCGCCGTGGAGCACCTCGCCGGGCTCGGGCATCGCCGCATCGCGCGCCTGGGCGGCGCCCGTGACTGGATCGAGGAGACCGCGCGAGCGGCGGGCTTCGCGGCGGCGCTCGAGAAGACCGGGCTCATCGTGGTCGCCGAGTGGCGCGGCGACTGGTCGGCGCGGTCGGGATTCGGCGCGGCGGGCGATGTGGCGGCGGCGGTCGCCGCCGAGGAGGGGCCGACGGCGATCGTGGTCGCCAACGACCAGATGGCACTGGGGCTGATCGCGGGACTCAGCGCCGCGGGCCTCGACGTGCCGGGCGACGTGAGCATCATGGGCTTCGACGACAATCCCGACGCGGCGTTCTACCGGCCCGCGCTGACGACGATCCGCCTCGACATCGCGGGCGAGGCCCGTCGATGCGTGGCTGCCGCGCTGGCGACGGTTTCCGACGAGCCGGCGGCCCCGGCCCATCTCGTCGTGCGCTCCTCGACCGCCGCGATCTGA
- a CDS encoding alkyl/aryl-sulfatase: MDSNDAAMAVVRQQRELRDRLPFDDTRDIAAAERGFLGTLADPVIRDADGNVVWDAGAYDLIQGDAPDTVNASLWRQSSLVHRHGLFVVVDGIYQVRGLDLSNVTFVEGDTGVIVIDPLISKETAAAALALYREHRGDRPVTAIIFTHSHLDHFGGVSGIAAHDELATGGIPVVAPADFVAEAVAENVYAGTAMGRRAGYMYGAALEKGPKGQVGAGLGQTTSTGHAGIAVPTVDITTTGETHIFDGVEIEFQMAPGTEAPAEMHFYFPQRRALCMAENATHTLHNLLTLRGALVRDPHVWATYLTEAIVRFAARSDVVFASHHWPTWGSAEVGEFLGLQRDLYAYLHDQTLRMLNQGMTGAEIAEDFPMPPALENAWHARGYYGSVSHNVKAIYQRYMGWFDGNPARLWPHPPQPLSERYVAAMGGLDRVLTLAQAAFADGDFRWAATLLDHAVFTEPDHAGARALYADTLEQLAYGAENGTWRNFYLSGATELREGNFGTPTKTAAPDIVAQLSIEQLLDSIAISIDGPAAWDLDLALDLAFTDSGRSFRVTLHNGVLVYVEKPADPSTAQATVSLTKPRMLALLGGDTASAGLDIAGDAGVLSSLLGVLQKGDDAFDIVTP, from the coding sequence ATGGACAGCAACGATGCGGCCATGGCCGTCGTGCGTCAGCAGCGAGAGCTGCGTGACCGTCTCCCGTTCGACGACACCCGCGACATCGCGGCCGCCGAGCGCGGCTTCCTCGGCACCCTGGCCGACCCGGTCATCCGCGATGCGGACGGGAATGTCGTGTGGGATGCCGGAGCCTACGACCTCATCCAGGGGGACGCCCCCGACACGGTGAACGCGAGCCTGTGGCGTCAGTCGTCGCTGGTCCACAGGCACGGCCTGTTCGTGGTGGTCGACGGCATCTACCAGGTGCGCGGCCTCGACCTGTCGAACGTCACGTTCGTCGAAGGCGACACCGGCGTCATCGTCATCGACCCGCTGATCTCGAAAGAGACCGCCGCGGCGGCCCTGGCGCTGTACCGAGAGCACCGCGGCGACCGGCCCGTCACCGCCATCATCTTCACGCACAGTCACCTCGACCACTTCGGCGGGGTCTCGGGCATCGCCGCCCACGACGAACTGGCCACGGGCGGCATCCCCGTCGTCGCGCCGGCGGACTTCGTCGCCGAGGCGGTCGCCGAGAACGTGTACGCGGGCACGGCGATGGGGCGCCGCGCGGGCTACATGTACGGAGCCGCCCTCGAGAAGGGGCCCAAGGGGCAGGTCGGCGCCGGCCTCGGCCAGACGACCTCGACCGGCCACGCCGGCATCGCCGTGCCGACCGTGGACATCACCACGACCGGCGAGACCCACATCTTCGACGGCGTCGAGATCGAGTTCCAGATGGCTCCCGGGACCGAGGCGCCTGCCGAGATGCACTTCTACTTCCCGCAGCGTCGCGCGCTGTGCATGGCCGAGAACGCCACGCACACCCTCCACAACCTCCTGACGCTGCGCGGGGCGCTCGTGCGCGACCCGCACGTGTGGGCGACCTACCTCACCGAGGCGATCGTACGGTTCGCCGCCCGCTCCGACGTCGTGTTCGCGTCGCACCACTGGCCGACGTGGGGCAGTGCCGAGGTCGGCGAGTTCCTGGGCCTGCAGCGGGACCTGTACGCGTACCTGCACGATCAGACGCTCCGGATGCTGAACCAGGGCATGACCGGCGCCGAGATCGCCGAGGACTTCCCGATGCCGCCCGCCCTCGAGAACGCGTGGCACGCGCGGGGGTACTACGGCAGCGTGAGCCACAACGTCAAGGCGATCTACCAGCGCTACATGGGCTGGTTCGACGGCAATCCGGCACGGCTGTGGCCGCATCCGCCCCAGCCCCTGTCGGAGCGCTACGTCGCCGCGATGGGCGGTCTCGATCGGGTCCTCACCCTGGCGCAGGCCGCGTTCGCCGACGGCGACTTCCGATGGGCCGCGACGCTGCTCGACCACGCGGTCTTCACCGAGCCCGATCACGCCGGCGCGCGCGCCCTGTACGCCGACACCCTCGAGCAGCTCGCCTACGGCGCCGAGAACGGCACGTGGCGGAACTTCTACCTGTCCGGCGCGACGGAGCTGCGCGAAGGCAACTTCGGCACGCCCACCAAGACCGCCGCGCCCGACATCGTCGCGCAGCTGAGCATCGAGCAGCTGCTGGACTCCATCGCGATCTCGATCGACGGGCCCGCGGCGTGGGACCTCGACCTGGCCCTCGACCTCGCGTTCACCGACAGCGGGCGCAGCTTCCGCGTGACGCTGCACAACGGCGTCCTCGTGTACGTCGAGAAGCCCGCCGATCCGTCGACCGCTCAGGCGACGGTGTCGCTGACCAAGCCGCGGATGCTGGCGCTCCTCGGCGGCGACACGGCCAGCGCCGGGCTCGATATCGCGGGGGACGCGGGGGTTCTCTCGAGCTTGCTCGGAGTGCTGCAGAAGGGGGACGACGCGTTCGACATCGTCACCCCGTAG
- a CDS encoding GAP family protein: MINQAIGDILPLALGIAISPIPIVAAILMLLSPKARVTSVGFLLGWVGGIVVASTLFTLLSSLLPEKDADASQPIRAVIKIVLGALLLFLALRRWRGRPKDGEDPPLPKWMQAIDTISFGGALGLGFLLSAVNPKNLILAAGAGLVIGGAGLSVGEAAVVIAVFTIIAALTVAVPVIGYLIAADRLRDPLDHLRGWLVHQNATIMAVLLAVIGVVLIGKGIAGF, encoded by the coding sequence ATGATCAACCAGGCGATCGGCGACATCCTCCCGCTCGCGCTCGGCATCGCGATCAGCCCCATCCCGATCGTGGCGGCGATCCTCATGCTGCTCTCGCCGAAGGCGCGGGTCACGAGCGTCGGCTTCCTGCTCGGCTGGGTCGGCGGCATCGTGGTCGCCTCGACCCTGTTCACGCTGCTGTCGTCGCTGCTGCCCGAGAAGGACGCCGACGCATCGCAGCCGATACGCGCCGTGATCAAGATCGTGCTGGGCGCGCTTCTGCTGTTCCTCGCGCTCCGCCGGTGGCGCGGCCGCCCGAAGGACGGCGAGGATCCGCCGCTGCCGAAGTGGATGCAGGCGATCGACACGATCTCGTTCGGCGGCGCCCTGGGCCTCGGGTTCCTCCTGTCGGCGGTCAACCCGAAGAACCTCATCCTCGCCGCGGGCGCGGGGCTCGTGATCGGCGGCGCCGGACTGTCCGTCGGCGAAGCCGCGGTCGTGATCGCGGTCTTCACGATCATCGCCGCGCTCACGGTCGCCGTCCCGGTGATCGGCTATCTGATCGCCGCCGACCGCCTGCGCGACCCGCTCGACCACCTGCGCGGCTGGCTCGTGCACCAGAACGCGACCATCATGGCGGTGCTCCTCGCCGTCATCGGCGTCGTGCTGATCGGCAAGGGGATCGCCGGCTTCTGA
- a CDS encoding AMP-binding protein: MPYAAAGLAFREARDTLLAHSRDPQAARAAFSWPDVGDHFNWAVDWFDAVAEGNDTVALRVIEEDGSEARRTFDQMRRRSNQVANWLVAAGVRRGDPVMLMIDNRVELWEAMLAIMKIGAVILPTSVVLSPEDLAERLERADVRAVIADGTDAAKFDAFDRDMVRVVVGADRDGWNTFADAEDASEAAPGVVVDSTDASIVYFTSGTTSRPKMVEHTHLSYPVGHLSTMYWIGVRPGDVHMTISAPGWGKHAWSLFFAPWIAEATVVVYNYRRFDAVALVDQLDRAGVSTFCAPPTVWRMLIQADLERKPSGMRELLSAGEPLNPEVIATIERWWGIQIRDGYGQTELTAVIGNTPGVPLKPGSMGRALPGVDIVLIDPITGGEADEGEICLPTSPERPLNLMTGYLGEPERTAKVDHDGYYHTSDVASRDAGGFLTFVGRTDDVFKASDFKVSPFEVESILLEHPAVAEAGVVGAPDDVRLNVVKAYVHLAGGAEADAATARSILAHAREHMPPYMRVRRVEFFDLPKTISGKIRRVELREREEQLVGERIATEFREADFPDLKA, translated from the coding sequence ATGCCCTACGCCGCCGCCGGTCTCGCGTTCCGCGAGGCCCGGGACACCCTGCTCGCCCATTCCCGAGACCCCCAGGCGGCGCGCGCCGCGTTCTCGTGGCCCGATGTCGGCGACCACTTCAACTGGGCCGTCGACTGGTTCGACGCCGTCGCCGAGGGCAACGACACCGTCGCGCTGCGCGTGATCGAGGAGGACGGCAGCGAGGCCCGTCGCACGTTCGACCAGATGCGGCGCCGCTCGAACCAGGTCGCGAACTGGCTCGTCGCGGCGGGGGTCCGTCGCGGCGACCCGGTCATGCTCATGATCGACAACCGTGTGGAACTGTGGGAGGCGATGCTCGCGATCATGAAGATCGGAGCGGTGATCCTGCCGACGTCGGTCGTGCTCTCTCCCGAGGACCTCGCCGAGCGGCTCGAGCGCGCCGACGTGCGCGCGGTCATCGCCGACGGGACGGATGCGGCGAAGTTCGACGCGTTCGACCGCGACATGGTGCGCGTCGTCGTCGGCGCGGACCGCGACGGGTGGAACACGTTCGCGGACGCCGAGGACGCGTCCGAGGCCGCCCCCGGCGTCGTGGTCGACTCGACGGACGCCTCGATCGTCTACTTCACCAGCGGCACGACATCGCGGCCGAAGATGGTCGAGCACACCCATCTGTCCTACCCGGTGGGGCACCTGTCGACCATGTACTGGATCGGCGTGCGACCCGGCGACGTGCACATGACCATCAGCGCGCCCGGCTGGGGCAAGCACGCGTGGAGCCTGTTCTTCGCTCCGTGGATCGCCGAGGCCACCGTCGTCGTCTACAACTACCGGCGCTTCGACGCGGTCGCCCTCGTCGACCAGCTCGACCGAGCCGGCGTCAGCACGTTCTGCGCGCCCCCGACGGTGTGGCGGATGCTGATCCAGGCCGACCTCGAGCGCAAGCCGTCCGGCATGCGCGAGCTGCTGTCGGCGGGCGAGCCGCTGAACCCCGAGGTGATCGCCACGATCGAGCGCTGGTGGGGCATCCAGATCCGCGACGGCTACGGCCAGACCGAGCTCACCGCGGTCATCGGCAACACCCCGGGCGTTCCGCTCAAGCCGGGGTCGATGGGGCGTGCGCTCCCGGGCGTCGACATCGTCCTCATCGACCCGATCACCGGGGGCGAGGCGGACGAGGGCGAGATCTGCCTCCCGACGTCGCCCGAGCGCCCGCTCAACCTCATGACCGGCTACCTGGGCGAGCCCGAGCGGACGGCCAAGGTCGACCACGACGGGTACTACCACACGAGCGATGTCGCGAGCCGGGACGCCGGGGGCTTCCTCACGTTCGTCGGCCGCACCGACGACGTCTTCAAGGCGAGCGACTTCAAGGTGTCGCCCTTCGAGGTCGAGTCGATCCTGCTCGAGCACCCGGCGGTCGCCGAGGCGGGCGTCGTGGGCGCGCCGGACGACGTGCGGCTGAACGTCGTGAAGGCGTACGTGCACCTCGCCGGCGGCGCCGAGGCGGATGCCGCGACCGCGCGCAGCATCCTGGCCCACGCCCGCGAGCACATGCCGCCGTACATGCGCGTTCGGCGCGTGGAGTTCTTCGACCTGCCCAAGACCATCTCGGGCAAGATCCGCCGCGTCGAGCTGCGCGAGCGCGAGGAGCAGCTCGTCGGCGAGCGCATCGCGACCGAGTTCCGCGAGGCGGACTTCCCCGACCTCAAGGCCTGA